The genomic interval GCAAGCTGGCTGAAGATAGTGGCGCGGCAAAGAAAATTGTATTCGTACTGGTCAGGATTTTCGGAATTCAAAATATTCAATGGGCTGTCCTGCTGACAGGTATTCTGGTGGGCATTCCTTTATTTTATAATGCGGGTTTTGTGGTATTGATTCCATTGGTATTTACAATTGCCTCGGCTGCTAAGCTTCCTAAATTATATGTAGGTATACCCATGGCGGCGGCACTGTCTGTAACCCATGGTTTCCTTCCGCCTCATCCCGGCCCGGTTGCTTTAGCGAGTATTTTTCATGCAGATATTGGCCGTACCTTGATTTATGGTTTAATCATTAGTATTCCTGTAGCTATTATCGCTGGTATCTTTTTTCCAAGAGCGATTATCAAATTACCTAAAGCAGACCGGGCGCATCAGCAACTGGATTTACAGGGGGAAGAAAACTTACCGTCTGCACTAAAAAGTTTTATCATTGCACTTTCCCCGATATTCTTTATTGTGGTGGGAACAGTTGGTGTGCTGATCACTCAAAATCCTTCGGCGCAGCATCTGTTGACTTTTATTGCAAATCCAACAGTAGCGTTAACTATGGCTGTTCTGATCACGATTGCTATTCAGCGTATGCCGATGCAAAAAGCAATGGATTCTTGTGTAGAAGGAGTGAAGAGCATCGCGATGATTATCCTGATTATAGCTGCGGGCGGTGCTTTCAAGCAAATTCTGGTAGACAGTGGAATTGGAGAACAGGTGAAAACATTAACCGGTGATCTGCATGTTTCACCCTTAATTCTAGGCTGGCTGATCGCTGCATTGTTGCGGGTTACATTAGGTTCTGCTACAGTAGCCGCATTAACGGCATCGGGCATGGTCATCCCTTTTATTACCGCAGGAGCTTCACCAGAACTCATGGTACTTGCGGTGGGGGCAGGAAGTTTAATGCTTTCTCATGTAAATGATACAGGTTTCTGGATGTTCAAAGAGTATTTTAACCTGAGTTTGAAAGAGACTTTTAAAACCTGGACAGTGATGGAGAGTCTGGTCTCTGTACTGGGCCTGATCGGAGTGATGCTGATGAGTCAGTTTATATAAATTAACTGCGAGAGGCATTGATAAGCCCTGTTTAGATGAACCATTAACCAGAGTAATCTAAACAGGGCTTTGATTTAAAACCGGGTATATATTGCAAATTGAATGACGTTGTTTACCGAATTTGTACTTGCTCCTTTTACGGCCTGGTTTAAATATCCTGCTTCCAGATCGAATTTCTTACTGAAACGATAGCCTAGTGCTGCATAAGCCCTGTTCTGATCAAAAAAATGACCACTCAATTTATCTTTATGCTGAACATTAAAGAAAAGTTCATTTTGCAGGGCTGTAAACAGACCTTCTTCAAACTGCTGCGCTCCCTTCTTTAAAGGGATAAGGAAACGGACAAAATATCTAAAACGTTGTGCAAATACATCCTGATCACGTATTTTTTCTACAAACCGCTGTTCTAACCTGAATCTGTGGCTCACATTGACTGTACTGATCTTATGCTTGTGAATGTATTGTTGCCAGATCCGGTGCTCCACAAGTTTATGTTCGCCAAGATCATCGATCTGATGATGAGTCTCACTTAATAAATAACCGAGCGTCACATCATTTTGAGGGTTGATAAAATAAGTTATACCCGGTCTGAACAAGAAGTTTTTTACGTTATTCCAATTATCTGAAGACCTGACCTGAACATCGAGGTGAGTCCCCCATTTTTCATTGATTTTAGTATTATTAAGTAAGAATAACCAGCCACTATGCTGAGAATTGGTCTGGGCCATGACAGTGGTCCCCAAAAAGCAGAGGGCTGTCAGCAAGAAAATGTAAATACGGATCATCTGATTTTATTTGTGTGTGTCGCTAAAATAACAACAATATTGAAAATACCCCATAAAAAACGGGATTAAGTATAAGCTTAATCCCGTTCAATTGAAAATTCTTTCTATTTCGTAGTCAGACCACGGTTTTTCTCCATAGGGCCAATTTTTGGATCATGCCCTCTGAATTCGCGGAACATCTTTCCATAATCTGCTGTATTTCCTTTGGATAAGATCATATCGCGGAAGCGCTGACCATTTACTCTGTTTAAGCCTCCGTTTTCTTCAAACCATGAATAAGCATCATCATCCAGCATTTCAGTCCATAAGTAGGCATAATAACCTGCACCATAACCTCCGCCCCAGATATGAGAGAAATAGCTGGTCCGGTAACGCGGTGGAACTTCAGCAAGATCCAGTTTCAACTGCTGTAATGAAGCCTTTTCAAATTCATCCGTGTTTTTTAGCGGTGCACTGGCCGGGATTTTATGCCATGCCAGATCTAAAGAAGCTGCGGCAAGAATCTCAGTCAGGTTATATCCCTGGTTAAAGGTGGCCGCTTTCTTAATTTTATCAACTAAAACTTGTGGCATTAACTCTCCTGTTTTATAGTGAACAGCGTAGTTTTTAAATACCTGCGGATTTAATGCCCAATGTTCGTTAAACTGCGAAGGGAACTCTACAAAGTCACGTGCTACATTTGTGCCTGATAAGCCTGGATATTGCTGATTGGCAAATAAACCATGCAAGCCATGTCCAAATTCGTG from Pedobacter sp. WC2423 carries:
- a CDS encoding DUF2490 domain-containing protein; this encodes MIRIYIFLLTALCFLGTTVMAQTNSQHSGWLFLLNNTKINEKWGTHLDVQVRSSDNWNNVKNFLFRPGITYFINPQNDVTLGYLLSETHHQIDDLGEHKLVEHRIWQQYIHKHKISTVNVSHRFRLEQRFVEKIRDQDVFAQRFRYFVRFLIPLKKGAQQFEEGLFTALQNELFFNVQHKDKLSGHFFDQNRAYAALGYRFSKKFDLEAGYLNQAVKGASTNSVNNVIQFAIYTRF
- a CDS encoding gluconate:H+ symporter, yielding MDLLLVLFGIIILLILILKKVSPMLALLIVAVATGLMLGLPVEKVMASVSKGIGSTMGDMVMVLALGAMVGKLAEDSGAAKKIVFVLVRIFGIQNIQWAVLLTGILVGIPLFYNAGFVVLIPLVFTIASAAKLPKLYVGIPMAAALSVTHGFLPPHPGPVALASIFHADIGRTLIYGLIISIPVAIIAGIFFPRAIIKLPKADRAHQQLDLQGEENLPSALKSFIIALSPIFFIVVGTVGVLITQNPSAQHLLTFIANPTVALTMAVLITIAIQRMPMQKAMDSCVEGVKSIAMIILIIAAGGAFKQILVDSGIGEQVKTLTGDLHVSPLILGWLIAALLRVTLGSATVAALTASGMVIPFITAGASPELMVLAVGAGSLMLSHVNDTGFWMFKEYFNLSLKETFKTWTVMESLVSVLGLIGVMLMSQFI